The Neobacillus sp. OS1-2 genome includes a window with the following:
- a CDS encoding SDR family oxidoreductase — MKNKVVMITGASKGLGRALTLAFAKEGARLAICARSTEGILEVKKEAAGLGAEVLAVTAEISKSRDVERFVAMAEEAFGPIDVLINNASMLGPSPMPMLLDYPEEDFAEVLRVNAVSPFLVTRRVIPGMLERNEGSIINVTSEAGHTGFAGWGAYGVSKFAVEGLTQTWADELSETNVRVNMVDPGEMDTDMHDLAVPDCDYPLAKPEDMVDIFLFLASDKAAGINGERFSAQSKEV; from the coding sequence ATGAAAAATAAAGTAGTCATGATTACTGGAGCGTCTAAAGGTTTAGGCAGGGCGTTAACGCTGGCCTTTGCAAAAGAAGGGGCAAGGTTGGCTATTTGCGCTAGGTCAACGGAAGGAATACTTGAGGTAAAAAAGGAAGCTGCTGGTTTAGGCGCTGAAGTGCTGGCGGTAACTGCTGAAATTTCAAAATCCAGAGATGTGGAACGTTTCGTCGCAATGGCGGAGGAAGCATTTGGCCCTATCGATGTTCTGATTAATAATGCCTCTATGTTAGGCCCAAGCCCCATGCCAATGCTTCTTGATTACCCTGAGGAGGATTTTGCTGAAGTGCTCCGGGTAAATGCAGTTTCTCCATTTCTCGTCACAAGAAGGGTTATTCCGGGAATGCTTGAACGCAATGAGGGTTCTATTATCAATGTGACTTCCGAAGCTGGCCATACGGGATTCGCCGGTTGGGGCGCATATGGAGTATCAAAATTTGCCGTTGAAGGTCTTACCCAAACATGGGCAGATGAATTAAGTGAGACGAATGTTCGGGTCAACATGGTTGATCCGGGAGAAATGGATACAGACATGCATGATCTGGCCGTACCTGATTGTGATTACCCATTGGCTAAACCTGAGGATATGGTTGACATATTTTTATTCTTAGCATCGGATAAGGCTGCCGGAATCAACGGTGAGCGA